The uncultured Desulfobulbus sp. genome window below encodes:
- a CDS encoding APC family permease, with amino-acid sequence MEQTEIKKLGFWEVSSIGIGGMVGGGIFAVLGLSVQLSGGGAPVAFLIAGLVALVTSYSYAHLAVSFPSQGGTVTFLDRAFGSGLLTGSANILLWLSYMVMLSLYAYAFGSYGATFFPVAIQGIWKHILITGCVVGITGLNLLSSRLVGEAEDYIVLLKLLILGLFIGVGFFGVQADNIAPATWSSPLSLIAGGMIIFLAYEGFELIANTAQDVRDADKVLPRALYASVGFVIVLYICVAVVTVGTLPLATILGAKDYALAEAARPSLGQAGFTLIAIAAMLSTASAVNATIYGAARLSYVIAQDGELPELLEKKVWDKPLLGLFITAGVTIVLANLVDLSAISTMGSGGFLLIFACVNMANVKLARETQSRIWISLLGALLCCAALGSLLYQISVTAPLQLCFLGGMLGLAFCVELGFRLISQRTVYFRHLKKTDF; translated from the coding sequence ATGGAACAGACGGAGATAAAAAAACTCGGATTTTGGGAAGTGTCATCCATTGGTATAGGAGGCATGGTAGGAGGAGGGATTTTTGCAGTCCTTGGCCTCTCCGTACAGCTCAGCGGCGGTGGGGCTCCGGTTGCCTTTCTCATAGCCGGTCTGGTGGCGTTAGTGACCTCGTATTCCTATGCCCACCTTGCAGTCAGTTTTCCCAGTCAAGGGGGAACAGTCACCTTTCTCGATCGAGCTTTCGGCAGTGGGCTCTTGACGGGAAGCGCCAATATTCTCTTATGGCTGAGCTATATGGTAATGCTGTCTTTATATGCCTATGCTTTTGGTAGCTATGGAGCAACATTTTTTCCCGTTGCCATCCAGGGAATATGGAAACATATACTCATTACCGGTTGTGTCGTCGGGATAACAGGCCTGAATCTGCTTAGTTCCAGGCTTGTAGGAGAGGCCGAAGATTATATTGTCTTGCTTAAACTTCTTATTCTAGGCCTGTTCATAGGTGTCGGCTTTTTTGGTGTTCAGGCTGATAATATTGCCCCGGCCACCTGGAGCTCCCCCCTTTCCCTTATCGCAGGTGGGATGATTATTTTTCTTGCATATGAGGGATTTGAGTTGATTGCAAACACCGCACAGGATGTCAGGGATGCCGATAAAGTATTGCCACGAGCCTTGTACGCAAGTGTCGGATTTGTCATTGTTCTCTATATATGCGTAGCCGTGGTCACTGTGGGGACACTGCCCCTTGCAACCATTCTGGGCGCCAAAGATTATGCGCTTGCCGAAGCGGCCAGGCCTTCACTTGGCCAGGCTGGATTTACTCTGATTGCCATCGCAGCTATGCTCTCTACAGCTTCTGCCGTGAATGCGACAATCTACGGTGCCGCACGGTTAAGCTATGTGATTGCTCAAGATGGTGAGTTGCCTGAATTGCTGGAGAAAAAAGTCTGGGACAAACCCTTACTTGGGCTGTTTATCACAGCAGGGGTGACGATCGTACTTGCAAATCTTGTCGATCTGTCTGCCATTTCCACCATGGGGTCCGGTGGTTTTCTTTTGATATTTGCCTGTGTCAATATGGCAAACGTTAAGCTTGCCCGGGAAACACAGAGCCGTATATGGATATCTTTGCTGGGAGCATTGCTGTGTTGTGCCGCGTTGGGCTCCCTTTTGTATCAAATAAGTGTCACCGCTCCCCTGCAACTCTGTTTTT
- a CDS encoding PilZ domain-containing protein produces MEKRRFSRITLKMAAKLTVGEEIYSFNAVDNLSVGGCSLNIETNVAEASECRLWIPLDSTNPGLGIDVCGVVLRSTGNNLGIRFDTIGPDSLFHLHNLIRYNAPDPDRIDEEITQHPGLK; encoded by the coding sequence ATGGAAAAACGAAGATTTAGCCGAATTACCCTCAAAATGGCAGCCAAGCTCACCGTCGGTGAGGAGATCTACTCCTTCAACGCTGTTGACAACCTCAGCGTTGGGGGATGCTCACTCAATATTGAAACCAATGTCGCCGAGGCGAGCGAGTGCCGACTCTGGATCCCTCTTGACTCGACCAACCCAGGACTGGGGATTGATGTCTGCGGTGTTGTGTTACGTTCAACGGGAAACAATCTTGGTATTCGTTTTGACACGATCGGCCCGGACAGCCTCTTTCATCTGCACAACCTGATCCGCTATAACGCCCCGGATCCAGATCGTATCGACGAAGAAATCACCCAACATCCGGGCCTCAAGTAA